The Mesorhizobium sp. M1D.F.Ca.ET.043.01.1.1 genome contains a region encoding:
- a CDS encoding TIM barrel protein encodes MGQASPRFALDHMATPGLDVRALFAFARDQGLTDVQIRSQLCGNDIALGMPAADVRSAAAEAGVGIISVNALQRFNEWTPARKAEASKLADYAAACGAKMLMLVPVNDGSWPANGERRGDLRVALKALKPILQSRGLIGLIEPLGFQTCSLRSKHEAAKAIAAIDGQSVFRLVHDTFHHTLAGETFFSCDLTGLVHISRVNDPIHWIYPDRVLAGSDNGSQIRALLDGGYGGPFSLASFVDATDPLEDLAGSLAASIDLVRHGLLTRVAA; translated from the coding sequence ATGGGCCAAGCATCGCCCCGCTTTGCACTCGATCATATGGCGACACCCGGACTTGACGTCAGGGCACTTTTCGCTTTTGCCCGCGACCAGGGCCTGACCGATGTCCAGATCCGCAGCCAGCTGTGCGGTAACGATATTGCACTCGGCATGCCCGCTGCAGACGTCCGGTCTGCCGCCGCCGAGGCGGGCGTTGGGATTATTTCCGTCAATGCCCTGCAGCGCTTCAATGAGTGGACACCCGCCCGCAAGGCCGAGGCGAGCAAGCTCGCCGATTATGCGGCGGCCTGCGGAGCCAAGATGCTCATGTTAGTGCCGGTCAACGACGGCTCATGGCCTGCCAATGGCGAGCGCCGAGGCGATCTCCGCGTCGCCTTGAAGGCGCTCAAGCCGATCCTCCAGTCGCGCGGTCTGATCGGTCTCATCGAGCCGCTGGGCTTCCAAACCTGCTCGCTTCGATCGAAGCACGAAGCGGCTAAGGCCATTGCCGCGATTGATGGCCAGTCAGTCTTCCGCCTCGTGCACGACACGTTCCACCACACGCTCGCCGGGGAGACGTTCTTCTCCTGCGACCTGACCGGTCTTGTGCACATTTCAAGAGTGAACGATCCAATTCACTGGATTTACCCGGATCGCGTCCTAGCCGGTTCCGACAATGGCAGCCAGATCCGGGCCCTGCTTGATGGCGGTTATGGGGGCCCCTTCTCATTGGCATCCTTTGTCGACGCAACCGACCCGCTGGAGGACCTCGCAGGCTCACTTGCAGCGAGCATTGATCTAGTCCGACACGGACTATTGACGCGAGTGGCGGCGTAA
- a CDS encoding LysR family transcriptional regulator: MRFKGLDLNLLVVLDALLTQRNLSAAANSINLSQPAMSAAVARLRDYFNDELFTMSGRERVLTARAETLAPAVRGALLKIQCSIISWEPFNPAQSDRRFRIVVSDFVTLVFFEKVVERVAREAPAISFELLPLDDEPDELLRRGDVDFLICAEFFMSSAHPRAALFDDTFVCVGCPTNKQLPGKLTFERYMSMRHVAVKFGRLLKPSIEERFLLEHGLKRRIEVVVQAFSMIPPMVSGTARIGSMPFRLVKYFERTLPLRIVELPLPLPTFTEAVQWPALHNSDPASIWMREVLLQEASRMTSLQDAKRRRRHA; the protein is encoded by the coding sequence ATGCGCTTCAAGGGTCTTGATCTGAACCTCCTCGTCGTGCTCGACGCGCTGCTGACCCAGCGCAACCTCTCGGCGGCCGCAAACAGCATCAACCTAAGTCAGCCGGCCATGAGCGCGGCCGTCGCCCGGCTGCGCGATTATTTCAACGATGAACTGTTTACGATGAGCGGCCGCGAACGTGTTCTAACAGCGCGTGCGGAAACACTCGCCCCGGCAGTTCGCGGTGCACTCCTGAAAATCCAGTGCTCGATTATTTCCTGGGAGCCGTTTAACCCAGCTCAATCCGATCGCCGCTTCAGGATCGTTGTTTCCGATTTCGTCACACTTGTGTTTTTCGAAAAGGTCGTGGAGCGTGTTGCACGCGAAGCACCCGCCATCAGCTTCGAATTGCTGCCTCTCGACGACGAGCCCGATGAGCTTCTCCGGCGCGGCGACGTCGATTTTCTGATTTGTGCGGAATTTTTCATGTCGAGCGCGCATCCAAGAGCGGCGCTGTTCGACGACACATTCGTATGCGTAGGCTGCCCCACGAACAAGCAGCTGCCAGGGAAGCTGACATTCGAGAGATACATGTCGATGAGGCACGTTGCGGTCAAGTTCGGGCGACTGCTGAAGCCCTCCATCGAGGAACGGTTCTTGCTTGAGCATGGCCTGAAGAGACGTATCGAGGTCGTCGTGCAGGCCTTCAGCATGATCCCGCCGATGGTTTCAGGCACAGCTCGTATAGGGAGCATGCCCTTCCGGCTGGTTAAATATTTCGAAAGAACCTTGCCCCTGCGGATCGTCGAACTGCCGCTGCCACTACCCACGTTCACTGAGGCCGTCCAATGGCCCGCCCTTCACAACAGCGATCCGGCAAGCATATGGATGCGGGAGGTATTGTTACAGGAGGCGTCTCGAATGACTTCTCTGCAGGACGCCAAAAGGCGTCGCAGGCACGCCTAA
- the nolL gene encoding nodulation factor fucose acetyltransferase NolL encodes MLDHITVGAEARGSRRAGVNNRDLSFDFAKGILITLVIIGHLLQYCIYRGTDAFWLSPYYKSIYIFHMPLFMAISGYLSSRAILRKPFIQAVSDRATQLLLPMLFWCALIWTLKSTVMVPPKSVTDGFLGLLTEVIGTYWFIWAAFISFILVKFFTTFNRLSMWIIGASAIAIAIAPITSSIIPSIRYTYPFYCLGFFFAQSKGWQESIIWANKSIFLFLLSIAALICLLWWDKQTYAFNNHVFINDELSAKQVLLMFSGSVSASGVAVQLMFQCWRNVHSTRIARFVAVELGQSTLLLYLVQGAVFRLTDFIQFGEAWNLTTRIAFAGVLGVAIVLIAMAIRKIARDLGYVSRTVVGATPRPSLLKPQSVSN; translated from the coding sequence ATGCTTGATCACATAACAGTCGGAGCGGAGGCACGCGGCTCGCGCCGAGCAGGAGTAAACAACCGAGACCTAAGCTTTGATTTCGCCAAAGGTATACTCATTACTTTGGTGATAATTGGGCACCTATTGCAATATTGTATTTACCGCGGCACTGACGCCTTTTGGCTGTCGCCGTATTACAAGTCGATATACATATTTCACATGCCTCTCTTTATGGCGATAAGCGGCTATCTCTCTTCCAGGGCAATTTTGCGAAAACCGTTCATTCAAGCGGTCAGCGATCGAGCAACCCAGTTACTGCTGCCAATGCTTTTCTGGTGTGCGTTGATTTGGACGCTAAAGTCCACCGTGATGGTTCCGCCGAAGAGTGTAACTGATGGATTCTTGGGACTGTTAACCGAGGTCATTGGAACATACTGGTTCATATGGGCTGCGTTTATTTCGTTCATCCTGGTTAAGTTTTTTACAACTTTCAATCGTCTATCGATGTGGATCATAGGCGCATCTGCAATTGCGATCGCAATCGCCCCCATCACATCATCGATAATCCCGTCGATAAGATACACTTACCCATTTTATTGTCTTGGGTTCTTTTTTGCTCAATCTAAAGGCTGGCAGGAGAGTATCATCTGGGCGAATAAATCAATTTTCTTATTTTTACTCTCGATAGCAGCTCTCATATGCCTCCTATGGTGGGATAAGCAGACCTACGCCTTCAACAATCACGTGTTCATCAATGATGAACTGTCAGCTAAGCAAGTATTGCTGATGTTTTCCGGCTCTGTGTCGGCTTCTGGAGTGGCAGTGCAGCTTATGTTTCAATGCTGGAGAAATGTCCATTCGACCAGAATAGCTCGCTTTGTCGCGGTCGAGCTTGGTCAGAGCACGCTGCTGCTTTATCTGGTTCAGGGTGCCGTGTTTCGCCTCACGGATTTTATACAGTTTGGGGAAGCCTGGAATCTCACGACCAGAATCGCGTTCGCAGGTGTTCTTGGAGTGGCCATCGTCCTGATCGCGATGGCAATTCGAAAGATTGCGCGCGACCTTGGATATGTGTCGCGCACCGTTGTCGGAGCGACGCCACGCCCAAGTCTGCTCAAACCTCAATCTGTAAGCAACTAG
- a CDS encoding LysR family transcriptional regulator → MRFKGLDLNLLVVLDALLTERNLTAAANSINLSQPAMSAAVGRLRNYFNDELFTMSGRERVLTPRAETLAPAVRGALLHIQCSIISWEPFKPAQSDRRFRITASDFVTLVFFEKVVERVAREAPAVSFELLPLDDDPDDLLRRGDVDFLILPELFMSSAHPRAPLFDERFVCVGCPTNKQLPGQITFERYVSMRHVAFRLGRAQMPSIEERFLLEHGLKRRVEIIVQAFSMIPPMVSGTSRIASIPFRLVQHFKKTFPLRIVELPRPLPTFTEAVQWPTLHNSDPASTWMRQIMLQEASRM, encoded by the coding sequence ATGCGTTTCAAAGGCCTTGATCTGAACCTCCTCGTCGTGCTCGATGCGCTGCTGACCGAGCGCAACCTTACGGCGGCGGCAAACAGCATCAACCTTAGTCAGCCGGCCATGAGCGCCGCCGTCGGCCGGCTGCGTAATTACTTCAACGATGAACTGTTTACGATGAGCGGCCGCGAACGGGTTCTAACCCCACGTGCGGAAACACTCGCCCCCGCGGTTCGCGGCGCACTCCTGCACATCCAGTGCTCGATTATTTCTTGGGAGCCGTTTAAACCGGCTCAATCCGATCGCCGCTTCCGGATCACGGCATCGGATTTCGTCACACTCGTGTTTTTTGAAAAGGTCGTGGAGCGTGTTGCACGCGAAGCACCCGCCGTCAGCTTCGAATTGCTGCCGCTCGACGACGATCCGGATGACCTTCTCCGGCGCGGTGACGTCGATTTCCTGATCCTTCCGGAATTGTTCATGTCGAGCGCGCATCCAAGAGCGCCGCTGTTCGACGAAAGATTCGTGTGCGTAGGCTGCCCCACGAACAAGCAGCTGCCGGGGCAGATTACATTCGAGAGGTACGTGTCGATGAGGCATGTTGCCTTCAGGCTCGGCCGTGCGCAGATGCCCTCCATCGAGGAACGGTTTTTGCTTGAGCATGGCCTGAAGAGACGTGTGGAGATCATCGTGCAGGCCTTCAGCATGATCCCGCCGATGGTCTCAGGCACATCTCGTATAGCGTCCATACCATTCCGGCTGGTTCAGCATTTCAAAAAGACTTTCCCCCTGCGGATCGTCGAACTTCCGCGGCCACTACCCACATTCACCGAGGCCGTCCAGTGGCCCACCCTTCACAACAGCGATCCGGCAAGCACCTGGATGCGGCAGATAATGTTGCAGGAGGCATCCCGCATGTGA
- a CDS encoding MFS transporter — protein MTDSATGFMGGVLHDPEQPNQRAGPAWGAVISLALGTFGLVTAEFLPASVLTPLAHDLGITEGAAGQALTATAIVGAVAAPMMAVITNRLDRRIVMWAMTLLLILSNVLSAVAGSLPVLLTARVVLGIAIGGFWSMSAALAMRLVPSDLLPRAMSIILTGVTVANVCAAPIGAYVGDIWGWRSGFMLAAVAGAATLVVQLVTLPRLPPIGAASFRSLLDVARTPTIKVAILVVLLAASGHFAAFTYIRAFLEDVPALDIETISLVLLAFGIGGFFGNLAGGFLAEHSLKAVAALAPLIITTAAVSLLTLGAWAWTAAIAVAVWGFAFGAVPVGLQTWMVLRAAPEQAENAGGLMAATFQVAIAAGAAFGGLLVDTAGVASVFAYSAVASFLAALTVFLLGPKREP, from the coding sequence ATGACCGATTCGGCGACAGGCTTCATGGGCGGCGTTCTGCATGACCCGGAACAGCCAAATCAACGGGCGGGCCCCGCATGGGGTGCGGTCATTTCGCTTGCCTTGGGCACCTTCGGGCTTGTGACGGCAGAGTTTCTGCCTGCCAGCGTGCTGACGCCGCTCGCGCATGATCTCGGTATCACCGAGGGTGCAGCTGGACAGGCGCTGACAGCGACTGCAATCGTCGGTGCCGTCGCGGCGCCGATGATGGCCGTCATCACAAATCGCCTGGACCGCAGGATCGTCATGTGGGCGATGACGCTGCTGCTGATCCTGTCGAACGTTCTGTCGGCCGTAGCGGGGTCGCTGCCGGTTCTCCTGACTGCCCGCGTCGTGCTCGGAATAGCGATTGGAGGCTTCTGGTCGATGTCGGCAGCGCTGGCGATGCGGCTCGTTCCAAGTGACCTCCTGCCGCGAGCCATGTCGATTATTCTCACCGGCGTTACCGTCGCTAACGTTTGCGCGGCTCCAATTGGCGCCTATGTCGGCGACATCTGGGGATGGCGAAGCGGCTTCATGCTCGCTGCAGTCGCAGGCGCCGCTACACTGGTAGTGCAACTCGTGACGCTTCCGAGGCTGCCTCCGATTGGAGCGGCCAGCTTTCGCAGTCTGCTGGATGTGGCCAGGACCCCGACCATCAAAGTCGCGATTTTGGTGGTCCTGCTGGCCGCTTCCGGGCACTTTGCCGCCTTCACCTATATCCGCGCCTTCCTTGAGGATGTTCCCGCGCTCGATATCGAGACAATCTCGCTCGTGTTGCTCGCCTTTGGCATCGGCGGCTTCTTCGGCAATCTAGCCGGCGGATTCTTGGCCGAGCACAGCCTCAAGGCAGTCGCGGCCCTGGCGCCCCTGATCATAACGACGGCCGCTGTCTCGCTGCTTACGCTGGGAGCATGGGCCTGGACCGCGGCGATTGCGGTTGCAGTATGGGGCTTCGCCTTCGGCGCGGTGCCGGTGGGACTGCAGACATGGATGGTGCTGCGCGCTGCTCCCGAGCAGGCGGAGAACGCCGGTGGGCTGATGGCCGCAACGTTCCAAGTGGCCATCGCAGCCGGCGCGGCTTTCGGCGGACTGCTCGTGGACACTGCCGGAGTGGCCAGTGTTTTTGCCTACAGCGCCGTAGCCTCGTTCCTCGCCGCCTTGACGGTGTTCTTGCTTGGCCCGAAGCGCGAACCCTAG
- the nodU gene encoding nodulation protein NodU, protein MRICGIKLTHDGAIAVVEDGRLVFCIEQEKLDNNPRYQSIDRLETIVAALAEHGLDPRDVDRFVIDGWDGEIESQFQVVSEGTPVTLNGAPYMERDPKSPLTACHGSGLVLGGGVFSYESYPHVLGHVASAYCTSPFAKAKEPALCLVWDGFIFPRLYYVEPSGVRFIECLFPMMGHAYAAAGQHFGPYRQETRTGWNLDIAGKLMAYIALGSVNEKIETVFGELYDQHFAGDTKRAIEYRNNSRSEDALLTAVHDFFDAAESRLVAETPEDILASFHAFLERLLVREMAIALRGLSVAGTRNLCIAGGCGLNIKWNSALRASGLFDTVWVPPFPNDSGSAIGAACCALSADKGLVHLDWSVYSGPNIKDGPVPPGWQAAPCSVAELASVLADGKPVVFLTGRAELGPRALGGRSILAAATSPQMKDHLNKVKRREHFRPVAPICLEDRAHEIFEPGTPDPYMLFDHRTRSEWKEKIPAVVHLDGTARLQTVSRKSDHPIAELLEKYEQLTGIPLLCNTSANLNGRGFFPDAAAACEWGCVDHVWSNGLLLTKTG, encoded by the coding sequence ATGCGAATTTGCGGCATCAAGCTCACGCACGACGGGGCAATCGCTGTCGTCGAGGACGGCCGATTGGTCTTTTGCATCGAGCAGGAGAAACTCGACAATAATCCACGATATCAATCGATCGATCGTCTTGAAACGATTGTTGCCGCCTTAGCGGAACATGGCCTGGATCCGCGCGATGTTGATCGGTTCGTCATCGATGGCTGGGACGGTGAGATCGAGTCGCAATTCCAGGTTGTTAGTGAGGGCACGCCGGTCACTCTCAACGGGGCACCATATATGGAGCGGGATCCTAAAAGTCCCCTGACAGCTTGTCACGGCTCAGGCCTCGTGCTGGGCGGCGGAGTATTTTCTTATGAAAGTTATCCGCATGTCCTTGGCCACGTAGCTTCCGCATACTGCACCAGCCCATTCGCTAAAGCCAAAGAACCTGCCCTTTGCCTGGTATGGGACGGCTTCATCTTTCCGCGGCTTTACTACGTGGAACCAAGCGGAGTGCGGTTTATCGAATGCCTGTTTCCGATGATGGGTCATGCCTATGCCGCCGCGGGCCAACACTTCGGTCCTTACAGGCAGGAAACGAGGACCGGCTGGAATCTGGATATTGCCGGCAAGCTGATGGCCTATATCGCGCTCGGATCTGTCAACGAAAAGATCGAGACAGTATTTGGGGAGCTTTACGACCAACATTTCGCTGGTGACACGAAGCGTGCAATTGAATATAGAAACAACAGCCGCTCCGAAGACGCATTACTCACGGCCGTGCATGATTTCTTCGATGCAGCCGAGTCACGGCTGGTCGCCGAGACACCTGAGGACATACTTGCTTCGTTTCATGCCTTTCTCGAGCGTCTTCTCGTTCGCGAGATGGCAATCGCGCTGCGTGGGCTCTCGGTTGCCGGAACGCGAAACCTGTGCATCGCCGGCGGATGCGGGCTGAATATCAAATGGAACAGCGCACTTCGGGCGAGCGGTTTGTTCGACACAGTTTGGGTGCCTCCGTTTCCAAACGACAGCGGGTCGGCGATCGGTGCTGCTTGCTGCGCGCTGTCTGCCGACAAAGGCCTCGTTCACCTCGATTGGTCGGTCTACAGCGGACCAAACATTAAGGATGGCCCTGTGCCTCCGGGATGGCAGGCTGCTCCATGCAGCGTGGCAGAACTGGCCAGCGTGCTCGCCGACGGCAAGCCCGTCGTTTTCCTCACCGGCCGTGCAGAGCTTGGTCCACGAGCCTTGGGAGGCAGAAGCATCCTGGCAGCCGCGACTTCGCCGCAAATGAAGGACCACCTCAATAAAGTGAAACGTCGAGAGCACTTCCGGCCGGTAGCGCCAATATGCTTGGAGGATCGTGCACATGAGATATTCGAACCTGGCACGCCGGATCCTTACATGCTGTTCGATCACCGAACACGTTCGGAGTGGAAAGAGAAAATCCCGGCAGTCGTTCATTTAGACGGGACGGCACGATTACAGACAGTGTCTAGAAAATCTGATCACCCTATTGCAGAGCTCCTGGAGAAATATGAACAACTCACCGGCATTCCGCTGCTCTGCAACACCAGTGCCAACCTTAACGGACGTGGGTTCTTTCCGGATGCCGCGGCGGCGTGCGAGTGGGGATGCGTGGACCACGTTTGGAGCAATGGGTTGCTGTTGACTAAGACAGGTTAG
- a CDS encoding AraC family transcriptional regulator → MANTAGEYGQKVRGRSSLRGRPPHNRAVMKHSDVLGGLDYLAADYHRHDFSRHVHNEYLVGLIERGVHDVWCRGETWHAGSGTIATFAPGEPHFGGAGDDLGWSQKIFYLPEGLVRQVLEDSGQTEPGTIDFKSPFQENAAVARGLSALWRQLEHQHSSALEIEEHLIRCLPYIFAQVGRSRVAERKSVPPRFRDVRDFIHAHSDEVLQLAALAALAGCSKATLIDGFKAHFGVPPTRYLIQVRIDEARRLLRRGQNVAEVAVAVGFADQSHLTRQFKAVLGVTPARYLSI, encoded by the coding sequence GTGGCCAATACCGCCGGCGAGTATGGGCAAAAGGTGCGTGGCCGTTCCTCTCTTCGGGGTCGGCCGCCGCACAACCGTGCGGTGATGAAGCACTCCGATGTCCTTGGCGGGCTCGACTACCTCGCGGCGGATTATCACCGGCACGACTTCTCCAGGCACGTCCACAACGAGTATCTGGTAGGCCTGATCGAGCGGGGCGTCCATGACGTCTGGTGCCGGGGCGAGACGTGGCACGCCGGCAGCGGCACCATCGCGACCTTCGCGCCCGGCGAACCGCATTTCGGGGGTGCCGGTGACGATCTTGGCTGGAGTCAGAAGATCTTCTACCTACCCGAAGGCCTTGTCAGGCAGGTGCTTGAGGACAGCGGCCAAACCGAACCCGGAACGATCGACTTCAAGAGCCCGTTCCAGGAGAATGCCGCAGTTGCGCGCGGCCTCAGCGCGCTTTGGCGCCAGCTTGAACATCAGCACAGCTCGGCACTGGAGATAGAGGAGCATCTGATCCGTTGCCTGCCCTACATCTTCGCACAGGTCGGCAGGTCGCGCGTTGCTGAGCGCAAATCCGTGCCACCCAGATTCCGCGACGTGCGCGACTTCATCCATGCCCACTCCGATGAAGTCCTGCAGCTCGCCGCCCTTGCCGCCCTCGCCGGATGCTCCAAAGCGACGCTGATCGACGGCTTCAAGGCCCATTTCGGGGTGCCTCCCACCCGCTACCTGATCCAGGTCCGCATCGACGAGGCGCGACGGCTGCTGAGGCGAGGTCAGAACGTCGCCGAGGTAGCCGTGGCGGTCGGGTTCGCAGACCAGAGCCACCTGACCCGACAGTTCAAGGCCGTATTGGGGGTGACGCCGGCACGTTACCTCTCAATTTGA
- a CDS encoding low specificity L-threonine aldolase, whose product MDETSVKTMSDSKQTRPRGFTSDNIAGASPEVIAAITACASGQALPYGNDELTHTVERQLAAMFEHEVDVFLVSTGSAANALALAAITPPWGSILSHADAHIHRDECGAPEFYTAGAKLVQLPGEAGKIDIDALAASTTRMVGDVHSVQPSSVSITQATEVGSVYALDEIKAIGHICRSANLPLHMDGARFANALVTLGCSPAEMTWKAGVDLLSFGATKNGTFGVDAVVSFRKDLASTIAFRRKRAGQLSSKMRFMAAQMDGYLRDGVWLRNAAHANAMASELAQGLAPLPAVKIQQRPDANILFCRLPMPLIRGLLDMGFCFYHDRWQSGIVRFVTSFATTGADVSDLIGAATSLCAPIGPARVPAAPNECG is encoded by the coding sequence ATGGATGAAACGAGCGTCAAGACCATGAGCGACAGCAAGCAGACCCGCCCTCGCGGCTTCACCAGCGACAACATCGCCGGAGCCTCCCCTGAGGTTATCGCAGCAATCACGGCGTGCGCTTCGGGTCAGGCGCTTCCCTACGGCAATGATGAGCTGACGCACACGGTCGAGCGCCAGCTCGCCGCAATGTTCGAGCATGAGGTCGACGTGTTCCTGGTCTCGACGGGGTCTGCGGCGAACGCACTGGCGCTCGCGGCGATTACGCCGCCATGGGGCAGCATCCTCTCGCACGCCGATGCACACATCCACCGCGACGAGTGCGGCGCGCCGGAGTTCTATACTGCGGGAGCAAAGTTGGTGCAGCTCCCGGGTGAGGCCGGCAAAATCGACATCGACGCCTTGGCGGCCAGTACCACGCGCATGGTGGGCGACGTCCACTCGGTCCAGCCATCCAGCGTCAGCATCACGCAGGCGACCGAGGTCGGATCGGTCTACGCTCTTGATGAGATCAAGGCGATCGGCCATATCTGCCGGTCGGCGAACCTGCCGCTCCACATGGACGGTGCCCGCTTCGCCAATGCTCTCGTCACTCTCGGCTGCTCGCCGGCCGAGATGACTTGGAAAGCCGGCGTCGACCTTTTGTCGTTTGGCGCCACGAAGAATGGAACATTTGGGGTCGATGCGGTCGTCTCGTTCCGCAAAGATCTCGCGAGCACGATCGCCTTTCGGCGAAAGCGGGCCGGCCAGTTGAGTTCCAAGATGCGCTTCATGGCGGCGCAAATGGACGGTTATCTGAGAGATGGTGTCTGGCTTCGCAACGCGGCCCATGCCAATGCGATGGCGTCGGAGCTCGCGCAGGGGTTGGCTCCCCTGCCGGCTGTAAAGATCCAGCAGCGTCCCGACGCCAATATATTGTTCTGCCGGCTTCCCATGCCCCTGATCCGGGGGCTGCTCGACATGGGATTCTGCTTCTACCATGATCGCTGGCAGTCCGGAATCGTGAGGTTCGTCACCTCTTTCGCGACGACCGGGGCCGACGTGTCCGACTTGATCGGCGCGGCGACCAGTCTCTGCGCACCAATCGGCCCGGCTCGTGTTCCGGCGGCGCCGAATGAGTGTGGTTGA
- a CDS encoding 2Fe-2S iron-sulfur cluster-binding protein, which yields MMIDFLHEYLNLTGSRLGCGEGMCHACAIILDGPDGSSREIRTCITGAHLFEGKSVRTIEAHAERGANGDVIRLSAIQQAFVEHFSFQCGYCTPGFVTGATVLVEHLMRKPIRRAEVERTIEQALAQHICRCTGYVGYYEAVRDVILSTPGLVRG from the coding sequence ATGATGATCGACTTCCTGCACGAATATCTGAACCTTACAGGCTCGCGGCTCGGCTGCGGGGAAGGCATGTGCCACGCCTGCGCGATCATTCTCGATGGGCCGGACGGAAGTTCCCGCGAGATCCGGACCTGCATCACCGGCGCGCATTTGTTCGAGGGCAAGTCCGTCCGCACCATCGAAGCGCATGCCGAACGCGGCGCGAATGGCGATGTCATCCGGCTCTCCGCGATTCAGCAGGCCTTCGTCGAACATTTTTCGTTCCAGTGCGGCTATTGCACGCCGGGTTTTGTCACTGGTGCAACCGTGCTGGTTGAGCATCTAATGAGGAAGCCGATCCGCAGGGCCGAAGTCGAACGCACGATCGAGCAGGCGCTTGCGCAGCACATTTGTCGTTGCACCGGTTATGTCGGCTACTATGAGGCGGTTCGCGACGTGATCCTGAGCACGCCCGGACTGGTTCGGGGCTGA